The following proteins are co-located in the Leptotrichia trevisanii DSM 22070 genome:
- the mnmE gene encoding tRNA uridine-5-carboxymethylaminomethyl(34) synthesis GTPase MnmE → MLFDTIAAISTPKGEGGIAIIRISGDKSFEILDKIFIKKNPNADLGFYKLNYGFIKDGEKIVDEVMTVRLKAPKSYTCEDIVEINCHGGTLVSEKVLELVLRNGARHAESGEFTKRAFMNGRIDLSQAEAVMDIIQGKTEKSVSLSLDQLRGDLRDKVNGFKKALLDITAHVNVVLDYPEEGIDDPLPVELRDNLEKVYEEANRLIDSYDTGKKIKEGIKTVIVGKPNVGKSTLLNALLHEERAIVTHIAGTTRDIIEEIINIKGIPLVLVDTAGIRKTDDIVENIGVEKSKQFIEKADLVLLVLDASKELESEDIEVINQIKENKKKVIVLLNKIDLNKTINLEGYNLENIVEISARDNIGIEDMQEKIYSYIVEEDVENSSEKLIITNIRHKTALEKTKDAIRNIFETIDMGLPMDLISVDLKEALDSLSEITGEISSEDILDHVFGNFCVGK, encoded by the coding sequence ATGTTGTTTGATACAATTGCGGCGATTTCCACTCCAAAAGGTGAGGGTGGGATTGCCATAATAAGAATATCCGGCGATAAATCATTTGAAATATTGGACAAAATATTTATTAAAAAGAACCCAAATGCTGATTTGGGTTTTTATAAATTAAATTATGGATTTATCAAGGATGGGGAGAAAATAGTAGACGAGGTAATGACTGTAAGGCTAAAAGCCCCAAAAAGCTACACCTGCGAGGACATTGTAGAAATAAACTGTCACGGCGGTACGCTTGTTTCAGAAAAGGTGCTTGAACTTGTGCTAAGAAATGGGGCAAGACATGCTGAAAGTGGAGAATTTACAAAAAGAGCGTTTATGAACGGACGTATAGACTTGTCGCAGGCTGAGGCAGTTATGGATATTATTCAGGGGAAAACTGAAAAGAGTGTGTCATTGTCGCTGGATCAGTTAAGAGGAGACTTGCGTGATAAAGTAAATGGATTTAAAAAGGCGCTGCTTGATATTACGGCACATGTAAATGTGGTGCTGGATTATCCTGAGGAAGGAATTGACGATCCGTTGCCAGTAGAACTTCGGGATAATCTTGAAAAAGTCTATGAAGAGGCAAATCGGTTAATTGACTCGTATGATACAGGGAAAAAAATTAAAGAGGGAATAAAGACGGTTATTGTGGGAAAACCAAATGTTGGAAAATCTACATTGTTAAATGCCCTGCTTCATGAGGAGCGTGCTATTGTAACGCATATTGCCGGCACTACGAGAGATATTATTGAAGAAATAATCAATATAAAAGGGATTCCGTTAGTTCTTGTGGATACGGCAGGAATTAGAAAGACTGATGACATTGTAGAAAATATCGGCGTGGAAAAATCGAAGCAGTTTATTGAAAAGGCTGATTTGGTGCTGCTTGTACTGGATGCTTCAAAAGAGCTTGAAAGTGAAGATATAGAAGTTATAAATCAGATAAAAGAAAATAAAAAGAAAGTTATAGTATTATTGAATAAGATTGATTTGAATAAAACTATCAATCTTGAAGGCTATAACTTGGAAAATATTGTCGAAATTTCGGCAAGGGACAATATCGGAATTGAAGATATGCAGGAAAAAATCTATTCATACATTGTGGAAGAAGATGTGGAAAACTCGTCAGAAAAACTAATAATTACAAATATTCGGCATAAAACTGCACTTGAAAAAACAAAAGACGCAATAAGAAATATTTTTGAAACAATAGACATGGGACTTCCTATGGACTTAATTTCTGTGGATTTGAAGGAAGCACTTGATTCGCTTTCGGAAATTACAGGAGAAATTTCATCTGAGGATATTTTGGATCATGTGTTTGGGAATTTTTGTGTTGGGAAATAG